Genomic window (Trichomycterus rosablanca isolate fTriRos1 chromosome 16, fTriRos1.hap1, whole genome shotgun sequence):
TGTACATTACTGGCAACCATACTGAAGCAATCTCTTTCAATACCTTCCTTTTACCACTGTCACTATTAGACCTTAAACCTAGTATAATTCTTAATCAGGAATATTTAGTATTAGAGATTTTCTTCCACAGCAGTGTTTTGAGGTTGTTAAGCACGAGTGAGTGGTGAACCTCCATCTGTGAGGCCAGGCCACTCAAAGTCACACAAGTGCGCAGCTGCTTGTCCAGGTCATCCATCAAGTCAACAGGAGTCCCAAATAAGAGAAAATCTCTTAGAAGGGCACAGGCTTTGGCCAAATTTGGCCGCACCACTTCTGTGTTGCACTGTTTAGCCAGGCGATCACACGTGGCCGTGCAGTCATGTCCAAATGTGCAGTCTGTGTTGGTTTGGCAAGCTCGTCCGCGTAAAAACGCCCGCACAGTTGCTTCTGGCACCACGCTTCCCAGGTCAGCTATCTTGCAGTCGTAGTTAGTGCTGTAGCCCACTTGTTGTGGAGTGGCATTGCACATGTAGAAACTTCCATATGTTCCATGGAATAGTTCCTCAACCATTTCAAGCAGACCAATGGCAACACGGGCACGACGTGGCCAGGCGGGCGCCAACCAGTGGTTCAGGGCATTGCTCACGGCCTCAGGCACCACTGGATGGAGCCAGGATGGCAATTCCAGACTAAAAAGTGCACCATGGACCACATGCTCTGTGGCATACAATTGCCCACAGAAGCCCAGCAGACGAGGGGCATGCTCTTTGTCCTGTAGCGCCAGAGTCAGCATGAACTCGTTAATCTGCAGCAGGGCCCAAACAGACTTTGCTTCAGCTAGAGAGACCTTACCATCAGCGTTAACATCAGCCAGAGAGATTACACGCAAGACAAGCGAGCCAAGGGACAGCTGCTCACCCAGATTTTCCTAAATTAAAGACAGAGAAATGCACAGGTAAGCATGTAAGAAGTGTTGTGTGGCATGGTCACTAGAAGTCAAAGCCACTAGCAGGTTAGACGTGTCACTAACCTGTTTAAGGCTGCAGTATGTAGGATTATTTGTTAAGACAGGATTTAATCAAGTCTAAACAGTATGGTTTCTTGTGTCATATCAACGTGTACTACTGTATCAAAGTATGTCAGGTTTACACCTTACAGGTTTAATCATTTGGTGCATAGCAAGACCGGCTATCACATTTAACCACATAAAAAAGAAAGCTTGTTGCACAACATATTTAGAAGTGTTCCCCCACAAATTCCATTAGCACCTTTCTACCATAGAGGTCTCCTTACACCCGTTTTATTGCAGGGTACGCTTCAGTTCGCATCCATGGTGAGGGGTTGTATTTGTACTGTACCTATTGTGCTGTTGTCTGTTGTTTTCCAGATGCACTGGTTATCCATGAAAGTAGGAGCTCCCTGAACGTTGACGTTGTGACATAATAGCTTCAGCTAAGAGTAAAACTGTCACAGtaactgtaaaatttaaattgtaaaatgtaattttctgTAGCCATGTTTAAGTTTTATGTTTTTCacagttttaataaaattaaatggaGTTGGGTTTAAATATGACTCGTGTTTCCTGCTTCACCTATATCGCTTGCATCAGTACACTTTGACTGGTTTAGAACACTAACCAAATTTAGCACGGGTGATTAGGTACATTTGCGATTTGGGGTCATGGATTTAATACCATACCACATGATACTGTGCAGTGGAAAATATATCAAAtcatatattgccaaaagtattcactcacccatccaaataattaaattcaggtattccaatcacttccatggccacaggtatataaaatcaagcacctaggcatgcagactgcttctataaacatttgtgaaagaatgggtcgctctcaggagctcagtgaattccagcgtggtaccgtgatagaaTGCCACCTCTGAAACAAGTCTAGTCGTGAAATTTtcttgctactaaatattccacagtcaactgtcagtggtattataacaaagtggaagcgattgggaatgaca
Coding sequences:
- the dipk1b gene encoding divergent protein kinase domain 1B, giving the protein MRGRERLAETVSKMPRALRRLVHLVLLCPLSKGLQTRLTAVKVKYLVVAWLGILVASWVVYIQYSSYSELCRGHVCTMIICDHYRRGIISGSACKSLCEEKTLTLKHCLSTSPTQQVYSAVWKEKAVVLKCALGEAQRDASLYKKPTRGTSMDEFHEMLHSFLKENLGEQLSLGSLVLRVISLADVNADGKVSLAEAKSVWALLQINEFMLTLALQDKEHAPRLLGFCGQLYATEHVVHGALFSLELPSWLHPVVPEAVSNALNHWLAPAWPRRARVAIGLLEMVEELFHGTYGSFYMCNATPQQVGYSTNYDCKIADLGSVVPEATVRAFLRGRACQTNTDCTFGHDCTATCDRLAKQCNTEVVRPNLAKACALLRDFLLFGTPVDLMDDLDKQLRTCVTLSGLASQMEVHHSLVLNNLKTLLWKKISNTKYS